AGCCGGGCCTCCTGCCTTTGCCCTCCGCCGGGGTTCGGAGACGCGGCAACGGGTGAAATGAAATCGCGCAAGATGCGCCGGGTGGCCATGGTGTCATCCTCAAGATCCGCAGGCTGCGTCTCCTCGGCCTCATGGGCGGGCGCAATAACCTTGGCGAGCGCTTCTGCCTGTCGCGCCATCAGAATACGGCCTTCCTGCCGCGCCCCTGCGGCAAGCGTCCGAAGCTTTTCTGCTGCGGCATCGATCTGTCCGGCATTGCGCAGGATTCTGGCCTCGACAATGCGAAATGGGTCCCATATCTGCCAGGCGGAAGAGGGAAACCGGTTGCGTGCCTCGGGCAATTGCAGCGACAGCCGTTCCCATTCGCGGCGGCCCTCTGCGGGGCTGTTGAGACGAAAGGCCCTGTCGGCCCGCTCTATACCGAGCTGGAATTCGAGGCGAAAATCTTCCGCCTCATAGGCTCTCCTGCTGGCACGAACGAGAAGTGCCGTTGCCTCCTCGACCCGGCCAGTTATATCGAGAAGCCGCACGAGACCGGTTGTGGCAATCAGGATCCGTTCGCACAGCCCGGAAACATCCGTTGCCTTTTCAGCCGGGATCGCCCGTCGCCACAGGCGCTCGGCCTTTTCAAGATCATTGTCGTCATAGGCAATCAGTCCCAAAAGCGCCGATGGCAGGGCGACCATGTAGGAGTGTTCCCCGAAATTCTGCTCGGCAATCGCCAGGGCTTCGACAATCACATGCCGGGCTTCCTGAAACAGCGCACGGGCGAGGTAGGACATGGCGGCAATGCAGCGGGAATGAATCCCGCCCCAATGGCAGGCCATGTCGTCATAGACACCATTTGCCCGCCATGTCAGCCGTTCCGCCAGATCCAGCTTGCCCAGATTGAAGGCGAAATAGCTGTGAATGGAGTCGAGGTCGACCTGTCCGAAGGCCAGCCGGTCAAGCTCTTTTCCGGCCAGTTGGGAGAGGTGAAAGCTTCCGACTGTGAAATCGCCGCCATAGGCACCGATAAGCGCCCGCATGAGATGGAGCCGTCCGCTGATATCGAGACCCGTTCGGGCCGCGATGAGGGATACAGGACTATTCGGGTCGCTGGCTGCCGCCTCTATCGTCTGAAGGGTTTGTTCGGCTTGCAAGAAGCGGCGCATGTTGATGGACCGCCACACGTGCAGGAAAAGCAGCAGCGGCCTTTCCTCGCGGGCCTCTCGGGGCAGTTGCTGCATCCAGCGGGAATAGGTGTCGAAACGGCCATGGCTGAGATAGTCGTACAGGCAATAGGTTTCGATCAATTCTGCCGCCCATTTGGACTGGCGCGCGAGAAAGGCATGACGGACGGCATCGACGGGCGAACCATTGTCGATGAACCATTGCGCGGCGCGGGCGTGAATGTCTTCGACAGCAGGCCGGTCGTCGCCATAAAGGCGGGTTTGCAGAAACTCCTGAAACAGATGGTGATACTTGTACCACCGCTGCGTTCCCGGAAGCTCAACGACAAACAATTGGCTTTGCTCCAGGAAGGCCAGCATCCGGTCTCCGTCACGCTGACCGGTCACGGCGTTGCAGAGGTCGGCATTCAGCGTTTCCAAGAGGGAGGTCTTGGCGAGGAAGTCGCAAACCTCGGCAGGCAGTCCGGCAATGACTTCCTCCAGGAAATAGTCGGCAAATGCGCGATGGCTTCCAGATGGCGCAGCGGCGACGAAATTGCCCGTCGCCCGCCCTGTAACCAGGGCTGCCAGCCGCAAGCCGACCGCCCAACCCTCGGTATGATCATGCATCTGGCGGCTTTCGTCTGCCGTCAAGGCGACATTGGAGGCGGTGCGAAAAAACGCCTCGGTCTCTTCCTCGCTGAAATGCAGGTCTTCCACGGCAATGTCGATCATCTCGCCGTTGGCCCGGTACCGGCCAACGGGTATGGCAGGCCGGTTGCGGCTGGCGAGCACGACGGTCAGGCTCGGCAAGCGGCTGGCGAGGATCGTATTGATCGCCTCGCCACCATCGCCGCCTTCGGCCAGATGGTAATCGTCGATAAACAAGGCCAGCGGCTGGCGGATGGATTGATCGGTGAGCAGAGCCGTCAAGCGTTGCAGCGCGTCGGCGCGATCAAGGGAGGGCAGATGATCGCGATTATCAGCGATCGATTGCTGAAGTGCCTGGAGCAGGCCCTCGGCGAAATTGAACGGATCTTTGTCGTCTTCGCTTGCCGAATACCAGACGGTCGAAAACCCGGCATCCGACAGGCTCCGATGCCATTGGGCGAGAAGCGTGGTCTTGCCGGAGCCAGCCGGGGCATGGACGAGCGCCAGCCGGTGTTTGCTGAGAAGCTGCGACAGTCGCGTCAGGCGCGGACGGTCGATCAGGCCTGTCGAAGCGCTGGGCGGCACAGATCGTCTGTTTAAAAGGCGCGTTCGTTGCACAGGTCCCCCCTGAAAATCATTGAGTTCGCTGAGCCTATCACTCTTTAGGGTGAGATTGAAAAATTTTAGCATCTCACCCTTCGGGATCATGCCAAAAATAAGTGCTGGCCGTATTTTTAGGCAACTTCGCCATTGGAGACCGGAAAATTGCAGTTAAGCGAATATCGAACCTATGATGCAACTGGATTGGCAGAGCTTGTTGCCAAGGGTGAGGTTCAGCCAACCGAACTGCTGGAAACCGCGCTTGCCGGCGTAGCGGCGACCAATCCTGCATTGAATGCCATTGTCGCAACATTCGAAGACGAGGCTCGCCGCTTCATAAAGGAAGAGCTGAAGGATGGCCCGTTCAAAGGCGTCCCTTTCGTTCTGAAGGACCTCACCGCGCATTATGCTGGACAGCCAACGGGTGCTGGATGGCCGCCTCGCGCCTCTGTTACGCCGCAGCAAGACAGCGAATTGGTGCGTCGCTTCAAGAAGGCCGGGCTTGTCACCTTTGCCAAGACAGCCGTGCCGGAGCTGGCCATGGACTGGACGACCCGTTCGCGGGCGCATGGCGTCACCAATAATCCATGGAATCCGGGTCGCACGGCGGGGACGTCCAGCGGTGGCACCGCAGCGGCAGTTGCGGCGGGCATCGTGCCGATGGGTCACGGCAATGACGGCGGCGGTTCGATCCGTGTGCCATCCTCCGTCTGTGGATGTTTCGGCATGAAGCCAAGCCGGGGCCGCAATCCGGTTGCGCCTGCGGGAAGCACCTGGCAGGGCATGCTGGTGGAACATGCGCTAACGCGGTCCGTCCGCGATAGCGCCGCCCTTCTGGATGCGACCGCCGGACCGCATAGAGGGCAATTCTTCAACAGTCCCGCAGGGGGGCAATTCGCTGCCGAGGTGGGACGCGATCCGGGCAAGCTGAGAATTGCCGTTTCGACCAGGGCACCCTATGGCGCAGAAACCCATGCCGATTGCAAGGCCGCGGTCGCTGAGACCGTCAAGCTGCTTGAGAGCCTGGGTCATCATTGCGAGCCTTTCGATATCGACTTGCCTGATGACGGCTGGGATGCTTTTGAGACTTATATTCTCGCCGAATACGCAACCGACATGCGCCTTGAGGAAGGTGTCCTCGGGCGCAAGCTGACACAGGGTGATTTTCCGCAGATGCTGTGGGACATGATCGAGGCTGGAAACCGCATCAGCGCGGTCGGTGTCAATATCGCCACAACGCGCCTGCATGAGGTGGCCTCAGCCGTTTCCTCGACGTTTAAAACCTTCGATCTCTTCCTGTCGCCAACGCTTGCTCAACCCCCACTTCCGCATGAGGCTTTTCCGGCTTCGACTTCGATGCGCGGACACTATGCGTTTTATCTGTCGTGGATGCCTTATACGCATATCTTCAACGTCAATGGATCACCGGCCATGTCGGTGCCGCTCGTCTGGAACGACGAAGGCCTGCCGATCGGCGTTCAGTTTGCGGCTGCACCGACCGGCGAAGGTCTGTTGTTCAGGCTTGCCGCGCAGCTGGAGGCCGCTCGTCCATGGAGCAATCGGCGACCGCAGATTTCGGTCGCATGAAACTGAAACGCATAAAAATACAAAACAAAGGGAACGACGCATGAACCACAAACCAGACAAATCCCCGCTTGCCCGCAGCTGCGCAGTCGCGGTGGCGCTTGCCGCAGCTCTCACCGGGTTTTCAGCCAGCGCTGCCGAGCTGACCGTTGCGCGCTCTGTCGATGCCGACGGACTCGATCCGCAAAAGGCAAGCACGACACAGTCCTTGCAGATTACCAACCTGATCTTCGATACCTTGCTGACGATGGCCAAGGACGGCTCCGTCCATCCGGGCCTGGCCAGTGCCTGGACGATGGCGCCGGATGGCAAATCCTATGATTTCACCATCCGCGATGGCATTAAATGCCACGATGGCAGCACCTTCGATGCGGCGGCGGCCAAGGCCAGCCTCGACCGGGCGCTTGATCCCGCCACCGTCAATCCGAACCTCTCGGCCTGGGGTCCGATCACCAAAAGCAGCGTCGAGGGCAAGGTGCTGAAAGTCACTCTGTCCGAACCCTATGGTCCCTTCACGTCGTTCCTCACTAGCATCCAGGCCGGTTTTATCTGCCCGTCCTCGGCATCTGCCAAGGAATTCAAGCCGATTGGCACCGGCCCGTTCAAATTCGTCAACTGGACCCGCAATGACAGCATCCAGCTGGAGGCGAATGCCGATTACCAGAACGCCAACCCACTGATCGAAAATCCCGGCAAGCCACATATCGACAAGCTGACCTTTAAGGTCATCCCGGAAGCCGTGGCCAGGATGGCCGCCCTGCGCTCAGGCGAAGTCGATATGGTCGAGCCGTCTCTGGAAGAAGCCGCCGACCTGAAGGCTGACAGCAATTTCAAGGTCTACGCAGCAGACCTGTCCGGCCAGCAAATGCTGGCCGCCTTCACCTGGAAGATCAAGCCGCTCGACAATCCAGATATCCGCAAGGCGATCGGCATGGCCATGAACCGCGACGCCTATGCGTCGATTGCCTTTGAAGGCCTGGTCAACACCGCCAATTGCCCTGTGGCACCGAACCTGTTCTCGACCGATGAGGCGCTTTGCGCCAGCTGGGGCGTCAAATATGACCCCGAAGCCGCCAAGGCTTTGATGGCCAAGGCGGGCTACACACCGGAAAAGCCGCTGAAGGTGAAGCTTCTCGTTCACAAGCTGCCGGGCTGGGACCAGATGCATCAGATCATGCAACAGGATCTGGCTGCCATCGGCGTTCAGGCCGAGATCGAGACCCGCGAAGTGGCCGCTTATTTTGACTATATGAAGGGCGTCAACGAACGCACCGATGGCGAACCTGCCGTCTGGACCATGGGCATGTCAGGTGTCGATCCGGACTACCTCACTTTCCTTTGGAAACGTCCCGGCTTTGTCAATATGGGCATCAATGCCGACCTCGATGGCATGTTGGACGAGCAGCGCAAGCTTTCAGGTGATGCTCGCGCCGCCAAGATCCATGATATTGAAAAATATCTGATGGAGAATGCCTATGCGATCCCGCTGCTGTCACCTGGTTGGGGCTGGCTGATGGCATCGACATCGAAAGTCGATGGCTTCAAGATGGGCTTCATGGTGTCGCTGCTGTTCAACGACGTGAGCGTTAAGCCATAATGGGAGCCGCTGCTCCGGCCTGGCCGGGGCAGCCTTCCGATACAGACGGGTTCCAATGCTTGTTCTCATTTTCAAACGGCTGCTCATTGCCCTGGCGACGATTGTGTCTGTCATTATCCTGTCGGGCATTCTCATCCATATCGTCCCTGGCGATCCGGTCACTGCGATGATGGCGCAATCCGTAACCGCAAGTCCGCAAGCGATGGCGCAAATGCGGGCCAAGCTGGGGCTCGACCTGCCCGTATGGCAGCAGGTGGGGCTCTATACCTGGCACGTTTTCCAGGGTGATCTTGGCATGACAATCCGCGGCAACGAACCTGTCGCAAGATTGCTGCTCCAGCGGTTGCCAAACACCTTTGCTCTGGCGGTTTCAGGGCTCGGCGTTGCCCTTGCCATTGGCATACCGCTCGGTTTTCTGGCGGCAATCCACCGTGGAAAACTGACCGATACGGCCGTCATGGTGATTGCGGTTCTGGGTGTCTCCATCCCCGGCTTCTGGTTTGGGCTGATCATGATCCAGGTGTTTTCGCTGAAGCTCGGCTGGTTCCCAGTCGCAGGTTCGGGTTTTCGCAACATCATCCTGCCAGCCCTGACACTGGGTCTGACCTATTGCGCCTTGGTGGCGCGCATGACGCGCTCGGCCCTCGTTGAGGTCCTGGCCGAGGATTATATCCGCACGGCCCGCGCGCGCGGGCTTCGTGAGTATCAGGTGCTTTTGGTTCATGCCCTGAAGCCGGCGCTGATCAGCATCGTCACGGTTGTCGGGCTGGTCTTTGCCTATCTCCTCGGCGGTCAGGTGATCATCGAGAACGTCTTTTCGTGGAATGGCATCGGCCGGCTGGCCGTCCAGGCCATGCTGGAGCGTGACTATCCGATGATCCAGGGCTTCATTGTTGTCTTCGCCAGTTCGGTTGTCATCGTCTCGATGCTGATCGACATTCTCTACGGCTTTCTGGATCCCCGGATGAGGCAAAGATGACCAGCATCGCAAAACGCAGCATGTTCTCTCTCAGATTGCCCCTTAGTGTTTCGATAGGGCTGGCGCTTGCACTTGTCATCGTGCTGCTTTCTCTGCTGTCATCCTATATTGCTCCGTTTGATCCGATGAGGATGGCGTCAGGCCCCCGGTTGGCGGCGCCATCGGCAGCGCATCTTTTCGGAACCGACGAATTTGGCCGCGACCTTTTCAGCCGCGTGCTGCTCGGCGGACGGTTGTCGCTTGGCATCGGCCTCAGCGCCGTCGTCAGCGGTCTGGTAATCGGCGGTCTCATTGGTCTGATTGCCGCTTTCGGTGGCCGGGTTGTCGAGGCTCTGCTGTTGCGGCTTATCGATGTGCTCTATTCGTTTCCCGATACGTTGATCGCCCTTGCGCTGGTCGCTTTCCTCGGGCCAGGAATAGAGAACGCAACACTGGCAATCGCCATCAGTCTCGTTCCCTTTTATGCGCGGGTGGCCTATGGCCTTGCGGCTGCCGAGCGGGCAAAACCCTATATCGAAGCCGCCAGACTTGCAGGCACACGGTCCGCCCGGCTGGTCCGCGTCCATGTCATGCCGAATATTGTGCAAAGCCTGATCGTCATGGCAACACTCGGATTTTCGTCCGCCATCCTGTCCGCCGCCGGGCTTTCGTTTCTGGGGCTTGGGGTCCAGCCGCCATCGCCGGAATGGGGCGCTATCCTTGCCTCGGGGCGCAATTATATCACCAAAGCCCCATGGATATTGATCTTTCCCGGATTGGCGATCTGCCTCACCGTGCTTTCCTTCAATCTGATCGGTGACAGTCTCAGGGACCTCATCGACCCCCGCCGAAAGGCAAGACCATGACGGAACCTTATCTGCGCGTCCGCGATCTTAAGGTTGCCTTCCCCACCAGGCAAGGGTCGTTCGCCGCTGTCGATGGTGTTGGGTTCGACCTTGCCAGAGGTGAAATCCTCGCCCTTGTTGGCGAATCCGGCAGCGGCAAGAGCATGACGTCGCTGTCGATCATGCGTCTTCTGCCCGAGGCGGGGACAATGTCAGGCACGATCCAGATCGATGGGCAGAATATTGCCGGGCTTCAGCGCCGTGACATGGAAGATGTGCGCGGCGCCAAAATTGGCATGATCTTCCAGGAGCCGATGACGTCGCTCAATCCGGTCCTGACCATTGGTCGCCAGATGAGCGAAGGCTTGATCCGCCATAAGGGCATGGCGCGTCGTCTGGCGCTGGAGCACGCCATTGCCGCGCTTGAGGATGTCCGCATTCCCGATCCCCGGCGTATTCTCGGCCAGTATCCGCATCAACTGTCCGGCGGGATGCGCCAGCGCGTGATGATTGCTGCTGCCCTGACCCTGAAACCCGGCGTGCTGATTGCCGATGAGCCGACCACGGCGCTCGACGTGACAGTCCAGGCGCAGGTGCTGGATCTGCTTGTTGATCTCAAACTGCGCCACCGGTCAGGCATTCTGTTGATCACCCATGACATCGGTGTGGTTGCCGAAACGGCGGATCGTGTCGCGGTCATGCGCGGCGGGCGCATCGTTGAAACCGGCTCGGTCGCGCAAATTCTGTCTGCGCCGCAGCATGACTATACCAAAGCGTTGCTGGCCTCGCATCTGACCGTAGAACGGGCCATGCAGCAGCGCCGCGACAAGACAAAGGCCAATGCCAAATGACCACAGAACCAATCCTGGCCCTTGAGACTATCCGCAAGGTATTTTCCGCGAACGGGCGAGAGGTGAGGGCGCTCAACGGCGTGTCTCTCAGTCTTGGGCGCGGCGAAACGCTCGGGGTAATCGGCGAAAGCGGCTCCGGTAAATCGACGCTGGGCCGTATCGCCGTCGGGCTTGAAACCGCTGATAAAGGCACGATCCGCATCGGTGGGACCGATATTGCCGGTCTTTCAGCGCCCTTGCGCCGTGAGGCGTTTCGCCATTGTCAGATGATCTTTCAGGATCCGTATTCCTCCCTCAATCCCAGACTGAAGATCGGTCGCCAGATCGGGGAGGGGATCTACGCCACTGGCGTCGCCAATTGGAAAGAAATCGGCGAGAGCGTTGCCGATCTTCTAGAGAAAGTCGGGCTCAAGCGGGATTATGCGGATCGCTATCCGCATGAGTTTTCCGGCGGCCAGCGTCAACGTATCGCCATTGCCCGTGCACTTGCGCCAGGGCCGCAGGTGGTGATTGCCGATGAACCCGTTTCTGCCCTTGATGTCAGTATTCAGGCCCAGATTCTCGACCTTCTGGCCGATTTGCAGAAAGAGAATTTTCTCTCCTACCTGTTCATCTCGCATGACATGGCAGTCGTTGCCCATCTCTGCGACCGGGTCGCCGTGATGCATCATGGTCGCATCGTGGAATATGGCCCGGTCGAAGCGATTGTTGAACATGCCCGGCATCCTTATACGAAGAGCCTGCTGGAAGCCGTTCCGCGCCTTGGCCGCCGCCGTAGCGGCGAGAGACGTGTGCCCGTCGCGCTGCCCACCCATGGGGATGATGATCCCTATGAGGCGGTTTCGCCCGGCCATTGGGTCTTGGCGCATAGCCCTATGTAATGGATTGGGGACCCTGCGGCGTTACGGCACCTTTCTTGCATCTGTCTTTTCAAAAGAACGTGACGCGCAACAATAAGGGGTAACTCATGCCGAAATCTGTTCAAGACGATGCAATCGAGGCAGGTACGCTGCTGTCCGTGCAAGGATTGACTGTCGGCTTGCCGCCGGGCATGGATCGCCGATATGCGGTGGAAGATATGTCCTTCGACCTGAAGGCTGGAGAAATTCTCTGCATTATCGGCGAGTCCGGCTCGGGCAAATCCGTGACGGCCAATGCCACGATGGGGCTTCTGGCGCAGTCTCTCCACATTGTATCCGGCAGCATCATGCTGGAGGGCCAGGAACTGGTCGGTGCCGATGCCGCCACCTTGCGTGCGTTGCGTGGCCGGATCGTTTCGATGATTTTCCAGGACCCGTTGTCGGCGCTCAACCCTTTGATGACCGTCGGCGATCAGATCGCCGAGGTCATGGAAGCCCACGGCATTGGCACGCAGCAGGAGCGCCGGGCGCGTGTTCTCGACCTGATCACCGAAGTGGGGCTGCCGGACCCGGAACTGATGCAGCATCAATATCCCTTCCGATTGTCCGGCGGTCAACGACAGCGCGTGATGATTGCCATGGCGCTGGCGCTTGAACCGAAGGTGTTGATCGCTGATGAGCCGACCACCGCCCTCGACGTGACGACACAGGCGCAGATTCTTGAGTTGATCGCGTCTATCCAGCGCCGCAAGCAGATGAGCGTGATGTTCATCACTCATGATTTCGGCGTGGTGGCCGAGATTGCCGACCGTGTGATTGTCATGGAAAAGGGGCATGTCGTCGAACAAGGGTCGGCTTCCGTGGTGCTGAAAAGCCCTGATCATCCCTATACGCAACGGCTGATCGCCGCCGTGCCGCGGATGCGCGCAAGCGACCGTGAGAATGAGGCGGATACGCCTGTTGTTCTGGAGGCCCGCAATCTCTGCAAGACCTATGGGACTGGTTCAGGTTTCCTGTCGAAGGGCCGGGTGATCAAGGCGGTCGATGATGTCTCCTTCACGATCGCCAAAGGCCGGACGCTGGGTATTGTCGGGGAATCCGGGTCGGGGAAATCATCGCTCGGCCGTCTTCTCGTCAAACTGATGAACAGCGATTCCGGCGAAATCCTCTTCGGTGGCCGTGATATTGCACCCCTGTCGGAAGAGGCTTTCCGCTCGATGCGGCCCTATATCCAGATGATCTTTCAAGATCCTTTCGCCTCCCTCAATCCGCGCCAGACCATCGGTCGCATCTTGACCGTCGGGCCGGTGGCACAGGCGACGCCCATTCACGAGGCGCGAACACGCGCGATGCGGCTTCTGGAGCGGGTCGGCCTCGATGCAGGCGCCTATGATCGGTATCCACATGAGTTTTCAGGCGGCCAGCGCCAGCGTATCGGTATAGCCCGCGCATTGATGTTCAATCCCATGCTGATCGTAGCGGATGAAGCCGTTTCGGCGCTCGATGTTTCGATCCAGGCGCAGATCCTTCAGCTGCTGACGGAAGTGCAGCAGGAAATGAAACTGGCCATGGCCTTTATCACCCATGATCTGCGCGTCGCCAGCCAGATCTGCGATGAGATCGCGGTGATGTATAAGGGCCGTATTGTCGAATACGGACCACCCTCGCAGATCTTCCGCAACCCTACCCATGATTATACCCGCCAACTCGTTTCCGCTATTCCCGGAACCGAATGGGAGCCTGCCGTGATGGTGTAATTCCTACATTGGCTTGGCCTGGCTTCAGCTCGAAATGACCTTGAATGCCTGTCTTTGAACGAGGCGCGTCTGCTTGCCAATCGTGCAAGAAAGGGCATGCCTTCTGGCTGGGCGGCTATATTTTAGGCGGTATTGTCGGATGCGTAAATTTGCATCTTCAATGTCAAAAAAATAGTTGCAAATGTCCATTAATGGGCGTTCAATCCTCTCAAGCAAAGAATAGGCGATAGAATGGCCCTCACGCTCTTTCGTCCATATCCGGCGTTCAACGCGCTGACAAAATTGTGTTTTCGGGAGTTAACTGGAAATCGATTAATTGTGTCTTTCGCTTAAATAGCTCTGCGGCGGGGTGTTTTTGGCGATGACAATGGGACAGGGCGACCAGATGGCGGCGGTGGAACTGGATGTTCTGGAAAATGTCCTCAGCTATTACATCCGTACGATCAACATGGCGGTTTCCCGCGATCTCGATCAGAAACTTGGTAAGCTCGAGGTTGCCAAGGGGACCGGCAAGATCACCACGCTGTTGTTGGTCGATAGCCATCCAGGCATCCGGTCCTCCGCCATCGCGCAACTTATCCTGAAGGATCGTTCGGCCATGGTACGGTTGGTTGATCAGATGGAAGAGCAGGAGCTCCTGCGGCGCGAGGTGGATGACGACGACAACCGTGCCCAAGGCCTGTTCATCACGCCCAAGGGTGCTGCTCTGGCAAAGCGTGTTCGTCCCCTTGTCGTGAAACAATCGCGGGATTTCTTTCCCGATATTACCGACGAAGAACATCAGATGCTGATCTCGGTACTCGGGCGTACCTATCGGCGCATTATTGGTCTTTAGAGTTTGCCTTAGGAAAAGTGGAAGCCGGTTTTCCTGAAAAGACAAACAACAACTGCCAGCTTGAGGAGCTTTTTGACATGCCAGGTCCCTATGTTGTTCCCGTCCATGGGGATGCGGAACTACCGAGCCACGTGGATGTCGTTGTTATCGGCGGCGGCATTATCGGTACATCCACCGCACTTGAACTCGCCGATCAGGGATTGAGAGTGGCGCTCTGCGAAAAAGGCGGCATCGGCCACGAACAGTCCAGCCGCAACTGGGGTTGGGTTCGGATTTCGAGACGCGATCCGCGCGAAGTGCCGTTGATGGCCGAGTCGCTGCGCATCTGGACCGATCTTAACCGCCGCACGGGCCGGGAAACCGGCTTCAAGCGTTCAGGCATCGTGTTTACCTGCGCCACCGAGAAGGAATTTGCCGAACACGAGCGCTGGAACAGCAATCTGGACGGCTATCAGATCGAAAGCCGGATGCTGAGCGCCAAGGAGTTCCGGGAGAAATATCCAGGCTCCGACATGAATATTGCCGGTGCGCTTTACACAGCGGGTGACTGCCGCGCCGAACCGCAGAAGGCCGCACCCGCCATTGCCGAGGCGGCCCGCGACCGGGGCGCCTTCATCCTCACCGAATGCGCGGTGCGCGGTCTCCAGCTTTCCGGCGGCAAAGTGTCAGGTGTGGTGACGGAGCGCGGGGAGATCGCCTGCCAGTCCGTCGTCCTGGCGGGCGGTGCCTGGTCCAACCTGTTCTGCGGCAATAACGGCCTCGACCTTCCGCAGTTGAAGGTGATGAATTCCGTGCTGCGCACCAAGCCGCTGGAGGGTGGCCCGGAGGAGGCGATCTGGTCAAATGGATTTGCCATTCGCAAGCGGTCGGATGGCGGCTACACGATTGCCAACGGCTTTCAGAATATCGTCGATATCGTGCCAGCCTCTTTCCGGTATGCGCGCAATTTCCTGCCCGCGCTGCGCCATGAATGGCGTTCTCTCGATCTGCGGCTGACGGGCCGGTTCTTCGATGAATGGCGCATTCCGCGCCGCTGGTCGCTCGATGAGGCGTCTCCGTTCGAATACAACCGCGTGCTGGACCCTGTGCCGTCAAAGGCGATGACCGACGGTGCGCTGGCCCAGCTCAAGAAGGCTTTCCCCATCTTCGAAAAGGCGGAGATTTCGCAGCGCTGGGCCGGCATGATCGATGTGACGCCCGATGCCATTCCGGTTATCGATGCCATCGACGCCATTCCCGGCTTTCACGTCGCCACTGGCTTTTCCGGCCATGGTTTCGGCATCGGACCGGCTGCCGGTCGGCTGATGGCCGATATCGTCACGGGACGCAATCCGATTGTTGACCGCAAGGATTTCCGGTTCAGCCGCTTTAGCGATGGCTCGAAAATCGAACTGATCAGCGGCTTTTGAATGCGACATGGCTTATGCGAAGGCTTCGAAGATGCTCACGCATCCTCGCCTTCATAGTTCGAATATCTCAAATGCATCAGAGGCTTGAGATATTCGAAAATGCAATACGGCCCACCATTTTCAATGGTTTGCCATATTAAATCGCTCCGGCAGAGAGCGAGCAGGATGAAGGTCGATAACCACCAGAAAAAAGGGAACATGCAATGTCCGATAAGGAACGCAATTCGATACCGCATCCCACGCGTCGCCAGACGCTTGGCCTCATGGCGCTTGGAGCGTCCGGCGTGCTTCTCTCGGGGCTGCCAATCTCGGAGATTCGCGCGGCCAGTGCCGCGACCAAATCGATCAAGGGACAGCTGACTGTCGGCTTTTCCCAGGAGCCGACGGTTTTCAATCCGCATATGCCTCATATCGAAGTGGATGAAGGCATTCATTTCAGCATATTCGATACGCTGTTCAGCGTTGATGCCGCCGGCAAATTCGTTCCGGGGCTGGCCGTGGACGTCCCGAGCGTCGAAAACGGCGGCATCTCAGCCGATGGCCTGAAGTGGAAGATCAAGCTGCGCGATGGCGTGACATGGCATGACGGCAAGCCGTTCACCGCTGAAGACGTCAAGGCAACGCTCGAACTGCTGGTCGATGCCAATTTCCGCAGCTGGCGTAAAACCGGCCATGAATTCGTCCGTGACCTGACCGTTGTTTCTCCCACGG
This portion of the Allorhizobium ampelinum S4 genome encodes:
- a CDS encoding ABC transporter permease, giving the protein MTSIAKRSMFSLRLPLSVSIGLALALVIVLLSLLSSYIAPFDPMRMASGPRLAAPSAAHLFGTDEFGRDLFSRVLLGGRLSLGIGLSAVVSGLVIGGLIGLIAAFGGRVVEALLLRLIDVLYSFPDTLIALALVAFLGPGIENATLAIAISLVPFYARVAYGLAAAERAKPYIEAARLAGTRSARLVRVHVMPNIVQSLIVMATLGFSSAILSAAGLSFLGLGVQPPSPEWGAILASGRNYITKAPWILIFPGLAICLTVLSFNLIGDSLRDLIDPRRKARP
- a CDS encoding ATP-binding cassette domain-containing protein codes for the protein MTTEPILALETIRKVFSANGREVRALNGVSLSLGRGETLGVIGESGSGKSTLGRIAVGLETADKGTIRIGGTDIAGLSAPLRREAFRHCQMIFQDPYSSLNPRLKIGRQIGEGIYATGVANWKEIGESVADLLEKVGLKRDYADRYPHEFSGGQRQRIAIARALAPGPQVVIADEPVSALDVSIQAQILDLLADLQKENFLSYLFISHDMAVVAHLCDRVAVMHHGRIVEYGPVEAIVEHARHPYTKSLLEAVPRLGRRRSGERRVPVALPTHGDDDPYEAVSPGHWVLAHSPM
- a CDS encoding MarR family winged helix-turn-helix transcriptional regulator — protein: MGQGDQMAAVELDVLENVLSYYIRTINMAVSRDLDQKLGKLEVAKGTGKITTLLLVDSHPGIRSSAIAQLILKDRSAMVRLVDQMEEQELLRREVDDDDNRAQGLFITPKGAALAKRVRPLVVKQSRDFFPDITDEEHQMLISVLGRTYRRIIGL
- a CDS encoding ABC transporter ATP-binding protein — encoded protein: MPKSVQDDAIEAGTLLSVQGLTVGLPPGMDRRYAVEDMSFDLKAGEILCIIGESGSGKSVTANATMGLLAQSLHIVSGSIMLEGQELVGADAATLRALRGRIVSMIFQDPLSALNPLMTVGDQIAEVMEAHGIGTQQERRARVLDLITEVGLPDPELMQHQYPFRLSGGQRQRVMIAMALALEPKVLIADEPTTALDVTTQAQILELIASIQRRKQMSVMFITHDFGVVAEIADRVIVMEKGHVVEQGSASVVLKSPDHPYTQRLIAAVPRMRASDRENEADTPVVLEARNLCKTYGTGSGFLSKGRVIKAVDDVSFTIAKGRTLGIVGESGSGKSSLGRLLVKLMNSDSGEILFGGRDIAPLSEEAFRSMRPYIQMIFQDPFASLNPRQTIGRILTVGPVAQATPIHEARTRAMRLLERVGLDAGAYDRYPHEFSGGQRQRIGIARALMFNPMLIVADEAVSALDVSIQAQILQLLTEVQQEMKLAMAFITHDLRVASQICDEIAVMYKGRIVEYGPPSQIFRNPTHDYTRQLVSAIPGTEWEPAVMV
- a CDS encoding NAD(P)/FAD-dependent oxidoreductase — its product is MPGPYVVPVHGDAELPSHVDVVVIGGGIIGTSTALELADQGLRVALCEKGGIGHEQSSRNWGWVRISRRDPREVPLMAESLRIWTDLNRRTGRETGFKRSGIVFTCATEKEFAEHERWNSNLDGYQIESRMLSAKEFREKYPGSDMNIAGALYTAGDCRAEPQKAAPAIAEAARDRGAFILTECAVRGLQLSGGKVSGVVTERGEIACQSVVLAGGAWSNLFCGNNGLDLPQLKVMNSVLRTKPLEGGPEEAIWSNGFAIRKRSDGGYTIANGFQNIVDIVPASFRYARNFLPALRHEWRSLDLRLTGRFFDEWRIPRRWSLDEASPFEYNRVLDPVPSKAMTDGALAQLKKAFPIFEKAEISQRWAGMIDVTPDAIPVIDAIDAIPGFHVATGFSGHGFGIGPAAGRLMADIVTGRNPIVDRKDFRFSRFSDGSKIELISGF
- a CDS encoding ABC transporter ATP-binding protein, coding for MTEPYLRVRDLKVAFPTRQGSFAAVDGVGFDLARGEILALVGESGSGKSMTSLSIMRLLPEAGTMSGTIQIDGQNIAGLQRRDMEDVRGAKIGMIFQEPMTSLNPVLTIGRQMSEGLIRHKGMARRLALEHAIAALEDVRIPDPRRILGQYPHQLSGGMRQRVMIAAALTLKPGVLIADEPTTALDVTVQAQVLDLLVDLKLRHRSGILLITHDIGVVAETADRVAVMRGGRIVETGSVAQILSAPQHDYTKALLASHLTVERAMQQRRDKTKANAK